A single window of Ctenopharyngodon idella isolate HZGC_01 chromosome 24, HZGC01, whole genome shotgun sequence DNA harbors:
- the yars2 gene encoding tyrosine--tRNA ligase, mitochondrial, translating to MAASIARSCRSVCRVKSHAIFTKTSYLKASFHCSPSKRSGLLLSLHNRGLLKESFPEHAAQAELPDLLRSGPQTIYCGFDPTADSLHAGNLLAIIGLLHFRAAGHGVIALLGGATAQIGDPSGRSAERERLSPATVEQNARGILESLHRIFTHHELHFSPDPSRLGRLTVLNNRSWYKDWHVLEFFSEVGRCFRMGTMLSRHSVQSRLKSAEGMSFTEFSYQLFQAFDFYRLHQLHGCRIQLGGTDQLGNIMSGHELIHRKTGEEVFGLTVPLVTTSMGDKLGKTAGNAVWLNPDKTSPFEFYQYFLRLPDTSVEGYLKLFTFLPLAEVEKVMEQQRRDPGKRIAHKRLAAEVTKLVHGKEGLESAKRCTNALYHSNIQALEQMSDTELQELFREAPFHELFLDPGTTVLDACRRAQAIPEGPRGYQMIQDGGVWINHQRAANPEQVLVLGQHILSNGLSLIRVGKRNFYILKWLSM from the exons ATGGCTGCGTCCATTGCGCGGTCATGCCGAAGCGTGTGTAGAGTTAAATCACATGCCATATTCACAAAAACATCTTATTTAAAAGCTTCATTCCACTGTTCTCCATCTAAAAGAAGCGGGCTCCTCTTATCCCTGCATAACCGAGGCCTCCTGAAGGAGTCGTTCCCTGAGCACGCAGCTCAAGCTGAGCTCCCGGATCTGCTCCGGTCCGGTCCGCAGACCATCTACTGCGGCTTCGACCCGACCGCGGACAGCCTTCACGCCGGGAACCTGCTCGCCATCATCGGCCTGCTGCACTTCAGAGCCGCGGGACATGGCGTAATCGCGCTGCTCGGCGGAGCCACGGCGCAGATCGGGGATCCGAGCGGGAGGTCGGCCGAGAGAGAGCGACTCTCCCCGGCTACGGTGGAGCAGAACGCCCGCGGGATTCTGGAGAGCCTCCACCGGATCTTCACCCACCACGAGCTGCACTTCTCCCCGGATCCGAGCAGGCTGGGCCGGCTGACGGTGCTCAATAACCGCAGCTGGTACAAGGACTGGCACGTGCTGGAGTTTTTCTCGGAGGTCGGCAGGTGTTTTCGGATGGGCACGATGCTCAGCAGACACAGCGTCCAGTCTCGGCTGAAGAGCGCGGAGGGCATGAGCTTCACCGAGTTCTCCTACCAGCTCTTCCAGGCCTTTGACTTCTACCGTCTGCATCAGCTGCACGGCTGCAGGATCCAGCTGGGCGGAACCGATCAGCTGGGAAACATCATGAGCGGGCACGAGCTCATCCACAG AAAGACAGGAGAGGAAGTGTTCGGCTTGACGGTTCCTCTCGTCACCACCTCCATGGGCGATAAACTGGGGAAGACGGCCGGCAACGCTGTCTGGCTGAACCCAGATAAAACATCCCCCTTTGAGTTCTATCAGTACTTCCTCCGTCTGCCAGATACCAGCGTGGAGGG GTACCTGAAGCTCTTCACGTTCCTGCCGCTAGCGGAGGTGGAGAAGGTGATGGAGCAGCAGAGGCGGGACCCGGGCAAGAGAATCGCCCACAAACGCCTGGCCGCTGAAGTCACCAAGCTAGTCCACGGGAAAGAGGGGTTAGAAAGCGCCAAAAG GTGCACCAATGCTCTGTACCACAGCAATATTCAGGCCCTGGAGCAGATGAGTGACACTGAACTCCAGGAGCTTTTCCGAGAGGCTCCGTTCCATGAGCTGTTCTTGGATCCGGGGACGACGGTGCTGGACGCCTGCAGACGGGCACAAGCCATTCCCGAGGGACCACGTGG GTATCAGATGATCCAGGATGGTGGAGTTTGGATCAACCACCAGAGGGCAGCAAACCCTGAGCAAGTTCTGGTTCTGGGTCAGCACATCCTCTCTAACGGACTCAGCCTGATCCGAGTGGGCAAGAGAAACTTTTACATCCTAAAGTGGCTTAGTATGTGA